Proteins encoded in a region of the Coffea eugenioides isolate CCC68of chromosome 4, Ceug_1.0, whole genome shotgun sequence genome:
- the LOC113767359 gene encoding uncharacterized protein LOC113767359 isoform X1 has protein sequence MFMVGKLLRFGSIVAWILHMVACMGYIGCLGSATEPKLDLTIHDSLQQQKPVAEIHSRISKASISESFRTNSNCDMDVSAVQSQGSVSSVSSSLTNSHGAGSSNASYEFVNHGLLLWNQTRRQWIGSRKPEKQMQQLREPKLSTLCLCIAKKFWLCSWNATYDSLLGSNKPFTKRIPLAEMVDFLVDVWEQEGMYD, from the exons ATGTTTATGGTGGGAAAATTGCTGCGATTCGGATCAATTGTGGCTTGGATTCTTCATATGGTTGCATGCATGGGGTATAT TGGTTGTCTTGGAAGTGCTACTGAGCCAAAACTAGATTTGACAATTCATGACTCTCTTCAACAGCAGAAACCTGTAGCTGAAATACATTCAAGAATATCAAAAGCTAGCATATCTGAGAGTTTCCGGACAAACAGCAACTGTGACATGGACGTGAGTGCTGTTCAGTCACAGGGAAGTGTATCATCAGTTAGTAGTTCATTGACCAATTCTCATGGAGCTGGAAGTTCAAATGCTTCCTATGAATTTGTAAATCATG GTCTTCTTCTTTGGAATCAAACTAGACGGCAGTGGATAGGCAGTAGAAAGCCCGAGAAACAGATGCAGCAGCTGCGTGAGCCCAAGTTAAG CACTTTGTGTCTCTGCATCGCTAAAAAGTTTTGGCTTTGCAGTTGGAATGCAACCTATGATAGTTTGCTTGGAAGCAACAAACCCTTTACCAAGCGTATTCCTCTTGCC GAAATGGTAGATTTTCTTGTGGACGTATGGGAGCAGGAAGGAATGTACGACTGA
- the LOC113767359 gene encoding uncharacterized protein LOC113767359 isoform X5, with product MHGNSGCLGSATEPKLDLTIHDSLQQQKPVAEIHSRISKASISESFRTNSNCDMDVSAVQSQGSVSSVSSSLTNSHGAGSSNASYEFVNHGLLLWNQTRRQWIGSRKPEKQMQQLREPKLSTLCLCIAKKFWLCSWNATYDSLLGSNKPFTKRIPLAEMVDFLVDVWEQEGMYD from the exons ATGCATGGG AACAGTGGTTGTCTTGGAAGTGCTACTGAGCCAAAACTAGATTTGACAATTCATGACTCTCTTCAACAGCAGAAACCTGTAGCTGAAATACATTCAAGAATATCAAAAGCTAGCATATCTGAGAGTTTCCGGACAAACAGCAACTGTGACATGGACGTGAGTGCTGTTCAGTCACAGGGAAGTGTATCATCAGTTAGTAGTTCATTGACCAATTCTCATGGAGCTGGAAGTTCAAATGCTTCCTATGAATTTGTAAATCATG GTCTTCTTCTTTGGAATCAAACTAGACGGCAGTGGATAGGCAGTAGAAAGCCCGAGAAACAGATGCAGCAGCTGCGTGAGCCCAAGTTAAG CACTTTGTGTCTCTGCATCGCTAAAAAGTTTTGGCTTTGCAGTTGGAATGCAACCTATGATAGTTTGCTTGGAAGCAACAAACCCTTTACCAAGCGTATTCCTCTTGCC GAAATGGTAGATTTTCTTGTGGACGTATGGGAGCAGGAAGGAATGTACGACTGA
- the LOC113767359 gene encoding uncharacterized protein LOC113767359 isoform X4: protein MHGVYNSGCLGSATEPKLDLTIHDSLQQQKPVAEIHSRISKASISESFRTNSNCDMDVSAVQSQGSVSSVSSSLTNSHGAGSSNASYEFVNHGLLLWNQTRRQWIGSRKPEKQMQQLREPKLSTLCLCIAKKFWLCSWNATYDSLLGSNKPFTKRIPLAEMVDFLVDVWEQEGMYD, encoded by the exons ATGCATGGGGTATAT AACAGTGGTTGTCTTGGAAGTGCTACTGAGCCAAAACTAGATTTGACAATTCATGACTCTCTTCAACAGCAGAAACCTGTAGCTGAAATACATTCAAGAATATCAAAAGCTAGCATATCTGAGAGTTTCCGGACAAACAGCAACTGTGACATGGACGTGAGTGCTGTTCAGTCACAGGGAAGTGTATCATCAGTTAGTAGTTCATTGACCAATTCTCATGGAGCTGGAAGTTCAAATGCTTCCTATGAATTTGTAAATCATG GTCTTCTTCTTTGGAATCAAACTAGACGGCAGTGGATAGGCAGTAGAAAGCCCGAGAAACAGATGCAGCAGCTGCGTGAGCCCAAGTTAAG CACTTTGTGTCTCTGCATCGCTAAAAAGTTTTGGCTTTGCAGTTGGAATGCAACCTATGATAGTTTGCTTGGAAGCAACAAACCCTTTACCAAGCGTATTCCTCTTGCC GAAATGGTAGATTTTCTTGTGGACGTATGGGAGCAGGAAGGAATGTACGACTGA
- the LOC113767359 gene encoding uncharacterized protein LOC113767359 isoform X3 → MFMVGKLLRFGSIVAWILHMVACMGYIGCLGSATEPKLDLTIHDSLQQQKPVAEIHSRISKASISESFRTNSNCDMDVSAVQSQGSVSSVSSSLTNSHGAGSSNASYEFVNHGLLLWNQTRRQWIGSRKPEKQMQQLREPKLSWNATYDSLLGSNKPFTKRIPLAEMVDFLVDVWEQEGMYD, encoded by the exons ATGTTTATGGTGGGAAAATTGCTGCGATTCGGATCAATTGTGGCTTGGATTCTTCATATGGTTGCATGCATGGGGTATAT TGGTTGTCTTGGAAGTGCTACTGAGCCAAAACTAGATTTGACAATTCATGACTCTCTTCAACAGCAGAAACCTGTAGCTGAAATACATTCAAGAATATCAAAAGCTAGCATATCTGAGAGTTTCCGGACAAACAGCAACTGTGACATGGACGTGAGTGCTGTTCAGTCACAGGGAAGTGTATCATCAGTTAGTAGTTCATTGACCAATTCTCATGGAGCTGGAAGTTCAAATGCTTCCTATGAATTTGTAAATCATG GTCTTCTTCTTTGGAATCAAACTAGACGGCAGTGGATAGGCAGTAGAAAGCCCGAGAAACAGATGCAGCAGCTGCGTGAGCCCAAGTTAAG TTGGAATGCAACCTATGATAGTTTGCTTGGAAGCAACAAACCCTTTACCAAGCGTATTCCTCTTGCC GAAATGGTAGATTTTCTTGTGGACGTATGGGAGCAGGAAGGAATGTACGACTGA
- the LOC113767928 gene encoding uncharacterized protein LOC113767928, whose amino-acid sequence MSSISQGLVLATAMAVSAGTIILFDLCREKYFPSTTQLARTRDAHQQKQNLKPCLSSGGKKGEKNKKKKRVQFAADVKEPSRNGEDYRREHGRKSTRIQSVSCGMPANRVALYSGILKDRLQRTEFSY is encoded by the exons aTGTCTTCTATCTCACAAGGCCTGGTCTTGGCGACAGCAATGGCCGTTTCAGCTGGCACCATAATCCTGTTTGATCTTTGCCGTGAAAAGTATTTCCCATCGACAACCCAGTTGGCCCGTACTCGAGATGCCCATCAACAAAAGCAGAATTTGAAACCCTGCTTGTCTTCAG GTGGAAAGAAAGgggagaaaaacaagaagaagaaaagagtcCAGTTTGCAGCAGATGTGAAGGAGCCAAGTAGGAACGGTGAAGACTACAGGAGGGAGCACGGTCGGAAGTCAACAAGAATTCAGAGCGTTTCTTGCGGAATGCCAGCAAACCGGGTGGCTTTGTACAGTGGAATCCTTAAAGATCGGTTACAACGTACGGAGTTTTCTTATTAA
- the LOC113769536 gene encoding 26.5 kDa heat shock protein, mitochondrial produces MALARLALKNLQQRCSLPSYQCASERTVNSVQKQRWGSELLRRISSAAGKEDSAGQQVAVSEGGEKSNKLFPKKKQRRSLWQKEDDNFPPPLWEFFPSGLGNALVQASENINRLLGNLSPSRLLGKFKEQDDLYKLRLPVPGLAKEDVKVTVDDGVLTIKGERKEEEEGSDDDDDDHWASFYGYYNTSVLLPDDAKVDEIKAEMKDGVLTVIIPRTERPKKDVKEISVH; encoded by the exons ATGGCTTTGGCTCGTTTGGCTTTGAAAAATTTGCAGCAGAGATGTTCTTTACCATCATATCAGTGTGCCTCCGAAAGAACTGTAAACTCTGTCCAGAAACAGAGATGGGGTTCTGAACTTCTTAGAAGGATATCATCAGCCGCCGGCAAGGAGGACTCTGCTGGCCAGCAGGTGGCTGTTTCCGAGGGTGGCGAGAAATCGAACAAGCTTTTCCCAAAGAAGAAGCAACGTAGAAGCCTGTGGCAAAAGGAGGACGATAACTTCCCTCCTCCTCTCTGGG AATTCTTCCCCTCGGGACTCGGAAATGCTCTGGTGCAAGCATCAGAGAACATCAACAGGCTGCTTGGGAATCTATCACCTTCACGACTTCTGGGCAAATTTAAAGAGCAAGACGATTTGTACAAGCTGCGGCTTCCAGTGCCGGGGCTTGCCAAGGAGGATGTAAAGGTGACTGTTGATGATGGAGTTCTGACAATAAAGGGAGAGCGCAAGGAAGAGGAAGAAGGgtctgatgatgatgatgatgatcacTGGGCAAGCTTCTATGGTTACTATAATACCAGTGTTTTGCTGCCTGATGATgcaaaagttgatgaaattaAAGCAGAGATGAAAGATGGGGTTCTTACGGTTATCATTCCGAGGACTGAGAGGCCTAAGAAAGACGTAAAAGAAATCTCAGTGCACTGA
- the LOC113767359 gene encoding uncharacterized protein LOC113767359 isoform X2, with translation MFMVGKLLRFGSIVAWILHMVACMGGCLGSATEPKLDLTIHDSLQQQKPVAEIHSRISKASISESFRTNSNCDMDVSAVQSQGSVSSVSSSLTNSHGAGSSNASYEFVNHGLLLWNQTRRQWIGSRKPEKQMQQLREPKLSTLCLCIAKKFWLCSWNATYDSLLGSNKPFTKRIPLAEMVDFLVDVWEQEGMYD, from the exons ATGTTTATGGTGGGAAAATTGCTGCGATTCGGATCAATTGTGGCTTGGATTCTTCATATGGTTGCATGCATGGG TGGTTGTCTTGGAAGTGCTACTGAGCCAAAACTAGATTTGACAATTCATGACTCTCTTCAACAGCAGAAACCTGTAGCTGAAATACATTCAAGAATATCAAAAGCTAGCATATCTGAGAGTTTCCGGACAAACAGCAACTGTGACATGGACGTGAGTGCTGTTCAGTCACAGGGAAGTGTATCATCAGTTAGTAGTTCATTGACCAATTCTCATGGAGCTGGAAGTTCAAATGCTTCCTATGAATTTGTAAATCATG GTCTTCTTCTTTGGAATCAAACTAGACGGCAGTGGATAGGCAGTAGAAAGCCCGAGAAACAGATGCAGCAGCTGCGTGAGCCCAAGTTAAG CACTTTGTGTCTCTGCATCGCTAAAAAGTTTTGGCTTTGCAGTTGGAATGCAACCTATGATAGTTTGCTTGGAAGCAACAAACCCTTTACCAAGCGTATTCCTCTTGCC GAAATGGTAGATTTTCTTGTGGACGTATGGGAGCAGGAAGGAATGTACGACTGA